GCGGCTGCGGAGCGCCGAATCCACCACCCTGCGGCGGCTGGTCCTGCGGTGCTCCGAAACCGCCCTGCGGCGGCTGGTCGGGCGGCTGAGTCATCAGCGCTCTTCCCCCTCGTTCACTGATTTTTAGCCACGCCCTGAGGTTCGCTCACGGACCCTGGGTCGTACTCAGACTGTTCTCAGACGGCTCTTTCTATCACCCGGTACCGACAGCGGACGGGGCCGTGCCCTCCCCTGTTCCCAAGGGAGAACCGGCCCGTGATGCCCCCGTTACGCGCCTTCACGCCCCCTTCACGCGACGCACGCGCCCCCTGCGCGGCTCGCGTGCGAGGTCAGGCGTCCTCCGCCAGTTCCAGCCAGCGCATCTCCAGTTCCTCCCGCTCGGCGCCCAAGTCCCTCAGCCGGGCGTCCAGTTCCGCCACCTTCGCGAAGTCGGTGGCGTTCTCGGCGATCTGGGCGTGCAGCTTGGTCTCCTTCTCGGAGACCTTGTCCAACTGCCGTTCGATCTTCTGGAGTTCCTTCTTGGCGGCGCGCTGGTCGGCGGCGCTCTTCTCGGTGCCGGCCGGGCGCGGGGCCGCGGCGGCGGTCTGCGCGGCGACCGCCTCCTCCATCCGCTGCCGCCGCTCCAGGTACTCGTCGATGCCGCGCGGCAGCATCCGCAGGGCGCCGTCACCGAGGAGGGCGAACACCCGGTCCGTGGTGCGCTCCACGAAGAACCGGTCGTGGGAGATGACGATCATCGAGCCGGGCCAGCCGTCGAGGACGTCCTCGAGCTGGGTGAGGGTCTCGATGTCGAGGTCGTTGGTGGGCTCGTCGAGGAAGAGGACGTTGGGCTCGTCCATGAGCAGGCGCAGCAGCTGGAGCCGCCGGCGCTCGCCACCGGAGAGGTCACCGACCGGCGTCCACTGCTTCTCCTTGTTGAAGCCGAACGTCTCGCAGAGCTGTCCGGCGGTCATCTCGCGGCCCTTGCCGAGGTCGACTCGCTCCCGTACCTGCTGCACGGCCTCCAGGACCCGCAGGGCGGGGTCGAGTTCGGCCACCTCCTGGGAGAGGTAGGCGAGCTTGACGGTCCGGCCGACGGCGACCCGGCCGCCGGCCGGCTGTGCCTCGCCCTCGGTGCGGGCCGCCTGCGCCATCGCCCGCAGCAGGGAGGTCTTGCCGGCGCCGTTGACGCCGACGAGGCCGATCCGGTCGCCGGGGCCGAGCTGCCAGGTGACGTGCTTGAGCAGCACCTTCGGTCCGGCCTGGACGGTGACGTCCTCCAGGTCGAAGACGGTCTTGCCGAGCCGGGTGGAGGCGAACTTCATCAGCTCGCTGCTGTCGCGGGGCGGTGGGACGTCGGCGATCAGCTCGTTGGCGGCCTCGACGCGGAAGCGCGGCTTGGAGGTGCGGGCGGGCGCGCCGCGGCGCAGCCAGGCCAGCTCCTTGCGGATGAGGTTCTGCCGCTTGGCCTCTTCGGTGGCCGCGATCCGCTCGCGCTCCGCGCGCGCGAAGACGTAGTCGGAGTAGCCGCCCTCGTACTCGTAGACGTCGCCGCGCTGCACGTCCCACATGCGGGTGCAGACCTGGTCGAGGAACCACCGGTCGTGGGTGACGCAGACCAGCGCGGAGCGCCGGTTGCGCAGGTGCGTGGCGAGCCAGGCGATGCCCTCGACGTCGAGGTGGTTGGTGGGCTCGTCGAGGACGAGCAGGTCCTGCTCCTCGATGAGCAGCTTGGCGAGCGCGATACGGCGCCGCTCGCCACCGGAGAGCGGGCCGATGACGGTGTCGAGGCCCTTGGGGAAGCCGGGCAGGTCGAGTCCGCCGAACAGCCCGGTCAGTACGTCCCTGACCTTGGCGTTGCCCGCCCACTCGTGGTCGGCCATGTCGCCGATGACCTCGTGCCGGACGGTGGCGGCGGGGTCGAGCGAGTCGTGCTGGGTGAGCACGCCGAGCCGCAGCCCGCCGGAGTGGGTGACGCGCCCGGTGTCGGCCTCCTCCAGCTTGGCGAGCATCCGGATGAGGGTGGTCTTGCCGTCGCCGTTGCGCCCGACGACGCCGATCCGGTCCCCTTCGGACACACCGAGCGAGACGCCGTCCAGCAGGGCACGGGTGCCGTACACCTTGCTGACGTTCTCGACATTGACCAGGTTGACGGCCATTTCACTCCTGCCCGGGGGGATGGATCGACCTTCCAGGGTAGTCGGAGGTCGGGTGCCGGTCCGGTGCCCGCTCCTCCTGACGCCGCTGGTAGTACCGGACGGCCAGCAGCGGCGGCTCCACCTCACCGAGGTCGGGGCCGACGGGGCCGATGCGTGTCTCGGCCTCCACACAGCGCGGGTCGTCCCGGTAAGCCAGTCCCGCGACGGCGTGGATGCGGGTGAGCTGCCGTTCGTCGTGTGTCAGCTCCAGCAGCGCGTCGCCCACCCCGGGCTCGGGGCCCCGGTGGTGTTCGAGCCAGTGGCAGGTCCGGGCGCGCACGTCGGCGTCCGGGTCGCGCACCAGGTCGTGCAGGACGGCCAGGCTGCGCGGGCCGAGGCTGCCGTCCGCGTCGGCGTCCAGCAGTTCCGGCGCCCAGGAGCGGATCCGGGGGTCCGGGTGGGCCGCGCAGCGCAGGCCGATGCCCCGGGGCTCAAGGTCCTCGGCCCACGTCAGCGCGTTGAGCAGGACGTCGAGCACCGGCACGTCCCGTTCCCGTTCGGCCCAGGGCAGCAGCTCCCGGGCCCGCCCGAGGAACGGCTGCGGCCTGGCGCTCGCCGGTGCTCCGACGACGAGTGCGAGCAGTACGTCGGCGGCGAACAGGCGGTTCACCGGATCGGGGTCGCGGCTCAGGTCCCACGCCTCGGCCCAGGTCTCGTCGTCGAGGCGGCCGCCCAGCACTGTCACCGACTCCGACCACGTCCGGTGGTTCCGGTCCGGGTGCGTCAGGGCGCGGGCCAGGAGTTCGGGGAAGGGGGTGCGCAGCCGGAGTTTCGCCTCCAGGCCCGTGAGGATCGCCAGGCTCCCGTCGCACAGCGTCTGTCCGCCGAGCGCGAGTTCCTCGTACCAGCAGCCGGTCTCGTCCTCCCGCCTGGTGCGTCCCGCCGGGCCGGGCAGGCCGGTACGGCGCCGCAGTTCGGCTTCCGCGCCGGTGCGCGCCCGGTGGCGGGCGCGGGCCAGCAGTTCCTCGCGGGCCGGGCCGGGCCGGCGCACCACCTCGGGGAAGACGGCCCACATCAGCCACGGTGAGCCGGTGTCCACCGCCCGCAGCAGGGGGGTGGTGCCGTCGGGCAGCCGGCGCAGCGGATCGGCCCCGTACTCCACCAGGACCTCGGCGACCGGCTCGTCGTGCGCGGCGATCGCCGAGCACAGCACGGGCAGGCCCGTGCGCGCGTCGAGCGCGTCCGGTCCGCCTCCGGCCTCCAGCAGCTCCCGGACCCGCTCGGCCTGCCCCTGCCGTACGGCCGCGGCGAGCCGCTCCCCGTCGTCCACCGTGGTCACGCCCACTCCTCCCCCGCCGAGCTCGCGACCGCTCCCCCACGGAACGGCCGACGCGCCGTCGAGTGAGCCTAGGGGGTTGCGGTGGGACGGGCAGGCCGGTCGAAGGGTGCGGAGTGCCCGGCGCCGGGACACGATGAGCGCGCGCGGCGGGCTGCCGGACGCCGGGCGCGCTCGCCGCGCGGCGGGACCGCCGGACACCGGGCGGCGATCGGCGCGCGGCGGGACTACCGAACACCCGACGGTGATCAACGCGCGGCGGGACTACCGAACACCCGACGGTGATCAACGCACGGCGGGACCGCCGGACACCGGCCGACGATCAACGCACTGCGGAGCTGCCGGACGCCGGGGGCGGCCGGGCAGGGTCACTGGTCCGTCCGGCCCGTCACCGTCGCGCCCGGTGCGGGTGCCGTCGCGGTGCGGACCGTGCGGCAGGTGCCGGAGGTGCGCAGGGCGTCGGCGATCTTCACGGCGGATTCGGGGTCGCGGGCGAGGAAGGCCGTGGTGGGGCCCGAACCGGAGACGAGCGCGGTCAGGGCGCCCGCGTCGCGGCCGGCGGCCAGGGTGTCGGCCAGTTCCGGGAAGAGGGAGAGCGCGGCGGGCTGGAGGTCGTTGGAGACGGTGGCGGCCAGCGCGTCCGGGTCGCCCTTGGCCAGTGCGTCCAGCAGCTCGGCCGAGGCCTCGGGCTCCGGGATCGTCCGGCCCTCGGCCATGCGGTCGAACTCCCGGAAGACCGCCGGGGTGGACAGTCCGCGCCGGGCCATCGCGAACACCCAGTGGAAGGTGCCGCCGACCTCGAGGGCGGTCAGCCGTTCGCCGCGCCCGGTGCCGAGGGCGGCCCCGCCCACCAGGCTGAACGGCACGTCGCTGCCCAGCTCGGCGCAGATGGCGAGCAGCTCGGCGCGCGAGGCGCCGGTGCCCCACAGCGCGTCGCAGGCGAGCAGGGCGCCCGCACCGTCCGCGCTGCCGCCCGCCATGCCGCCGGCGACCGGGATGTCCTTGGTGATGTGCAGGTGCACGGCCGGTTCGATGCCCCGGCGTGCGGCGAGCGCGAACGCCGCACGCGCGGCGAGGTTGGTGCGGTCCAGCGGGACCTGGTCGGCGTCCGGCCCCGCGCAGGTGACGCGGAGCTCGTCCGCCGGGGTGACGGTGACCTCGTCGTACAGACCGACCGCGAGGAACACGTTGGCGAGGTCGTGGAACCCGTCGGGGCGGGCGGCGCCCACCGCGAGCTGCACGTTCACCTTCGCCGGCACCCGCACCGTCACGCTCACTTGCCCGCCTCCCTCTGCTCGGCGATCCGAGCGAACTCCTCCACCGTCAGTGACTCGCCGCGCGCCTGCGGGGAGACCCCGGCCGCGACCAGGGCCGCCTCGGCGGCGGCCGCGGACCCGGCCCAGCCGGCGAGGGCCGCCCGCAGGGTCTTGCGGCGCTGTGCGAACGCCGCGTCGACGACCGCGAAGACCTCGGCCTTGGAGGCCGTCGTCTTGACCGGCTCGGTCCGCCGGACGAGCGAGACCAGGCCGCTGTCGACGTTCGGCGCGGGCCAGAAGACGTTGCGCCCGATGGCCCCGGCCCGCTTCACCTCGGCGTACCAGTTGGCCTTCACGGACGGGACGCCGTACACCTTCGAGCCGGGCGCGGCGGCCAGCCGGTCGGCCACCTCGGCCTGCACCATCACGAGCGTCCGCTCGATGCCGGGGAAGGTGTCGAGCATGTGCAGCAGCACCGGTACGGCCACGTTGTAGGGCAGGTTCGCCACCAGGGCCGTGGGCACGGGGCCGGGCAGCTCGGTGACGTGCATCGCGTCGGAGTGGACCAGGGCGAACCGGCCGGCGCGCTCGGGCATCCGGGCGGCGATGGTGGCGGGCAGCGCGGCGGCCAGCACGTCGTCGATCTCGACGGCGGTGACCCGGTCGGCGGCCTCCAGCAGGGCGAGGGTGAGGGAGCCGAGGCCCGGTCCGACCTCGACGACCACGTCGTCGGGGCGGACCCCGGCGGTGCGGACGATCCGGCGGACCGTGTTGGCGTCGATCACGAAGTTCTGGCCGCGCTGCTTGGTGGGACGGACACCGAGTGCGGCCGCGAGCTCGCGGATGTCGGCGGGGCCGAGGAGGGCGTCGGGGGTGGGGCTGGTCACGGGACAAGGGTACGGGGCCGCCGGGGACCCTCCGTCCTGCCGGCCCCTCACCCTCCGTCCTGCCGGCCCCTCACCCCCGCAGGCGTGCCCCGCAGTGCGGCCAGGGGGTGGCGCCCCGGCTCAGGTAGAGCTTCTTGGCGCGGAAGGTCTGCTCCTCCGCGGGCGCGTCCTGGGGGCGGCCGCTGCCGCCGAGGCTCTGCCAGGTGTGCGTGTCGAACTGATAGAGCCCGCCGTAGGTCCCGGAGGGGTCCACGGCGTCCGGGCGGCCGCCGGACTCGCAGGCCGCCAGGCCGCGCCAGTCGAGGTGCTCGGCGCCCTGCACGGAGTGCGGCCGCGGCTTGGTGCCGACCCGCACGAGCTGCCGGCGCGGTGCGCGCACCACCACCGACGTCTCCCTGCGCGGCTTCTCGCGTACGCCGTTGACGGTGCGCAGGTAGTAGGTGACCCGTCGCAGCCCGGGCCGGCCCGGGCGGTCGACGACCTCGGTGCCCTTG
Above is a genomic segment from Streptomyces collinus Tu 365 containing:
- a CDS encoding ankyrin repeat domain-containing protein, whose protein sequence is MTTVDDGERLAAAVRQGQAERVRELLEAGGGPDALDARTGLPVLCSAIAAHDEPVAEVLVEYGADPLRRLPDGTTPLLRAVDTGSPWLMWAVFPEVVRRPGPAREELLARARHRARTGAEAELRRRTGLPGPAGRTRREDETGCWYEELALGGQTLCDGSLAILTGLEAKLRLRTPFPELLARALTHPDRNHRTWSESVTVLGGRLDDETWAEAWDLSRDPDPVNRLFAADVLLALVVGAPASARPQPFLGRARELLPWAERERDVPVLDVLLNALTWAEDLEPRGIGLRCAAHPDPRIRSWAPELLDADADGSLGPRSLAVLHDLVRDPDADVRARTCHWLEHHRGPEPGVGDALLELTHDERQLTRIHAVAGLAYRDDPRCVEAETRIGPVGPDLGEVEPPLLAVRYYQRRQEERAPDRHPTSDYPGRSIHPPGQE
- a CDS encoding ABC-F family ATP-binding cassette domain-containing protein, which gives rise to MAVNLVNVENVSKVYGTRALLDGVSLGVSEGDRIGVVGRNGDGKTTLIRMLAKLEEADTGRVTHSGGLRLGVLTQHDSLDPAATVRHEVIGDMADHEWAGNAKVRDVLTGLFGGLDLPGFPKGLDTVIGPLSGGERRRIALAKLLIEEQDLLVLDEPTNHLDVEGIAWLATHLRNRRSALVCVTHDRWFLDQVCTRMWDVQRGDVYEYEGGYSDYVFARAERERIAATEEAKRQNLIRKELAWLRRGAPARTSKPRFRVEAANELIADVPPPRDSSELMKFASTRLGKTVFDLEDVTVQAGPKVLLKHVTWQLGPGDRIGLVGVNGAGKTSLLRAMAQAARTEGEAQPAGGRVAVGRTVKLAYLSQEVAELDPALRVLEAVQQVRERVDLGKGREMTAGQLCETFGFNKEKQWTPVGDLSGGERRRLQLLRLLMDEPNVLFLDEPTNDLDIETLTQLEDVLDGWPGSMIVISHDRFFVERTTDRVFALLGDGALRMLPRGIDEYLERRQRMEEAVAAQTAAAAPRPAGTEKSAADQRAAKKELQKIERQLDKVSEKETKLHAQIAENATDFAKVAELDARLRDLGAEREELEMRWLELAEDA
- a CDS encoding 4-(cytidine 5'-diphospho)-2-C-methyl-D-erythritol kinase, which translates into the protein MSVTVRVPAKVNVQLAVGAARPDGFHDLANVFLAVGLYDEVTVTPADELRVTCAGPDADQVPLDRTNLAARAAFALAARRGIEPAVHLHITKDIPVAGGMAGGSADGAGALLACDALWGTGASRAELLAICAELGSDVPFSLVGGAALGTGRGERLTALEVGGTFHWVFAMARRGLSTPAVFREFDRMAEGRTIPEPEASAELLDALAKGDPDALAATVSNDLQPAALSLFPELADTLAAGRDAGALTALVSGSGPTTAFLARDPESAVKIADALRTSGTCRTVRTATAPAPGATVTGRTDQ
- the rsmA gene encoding 16S rRNA (adenine(1518)-N(6)/adenine(1519)-N(6))-dimethyltransferase RsmA, yielding MTSPTPDALLGPADIRELAAALGVRPTKQRGQNFVIDANTVRRIVRTAGVRPDDVVVEVGPGLGSLTLALLEAADRVTAVEIDDVLAAALPATIAARMPERAGRFALVHSDAMHVTELPGPVPTALVANLPYNVAVPVLLHMLDTFPGIERTLVMVQAEVADRLAAAPGSKVYGVPSVKANWYAEVKRAGAIGRNVFWPAPNVDSGLVSLVRRTEPVKTTASKAEVFAVVDAAFAQRRKTLRAALAGWAGSAAAAEAALVAAGVSPQARGESLTVEEFARIAEQREAGK